One Microbacterium sp. W4I20 DNA window includes the following coding sequences:
- a CDS encoding DUF2000 domain-containing protein, which produces MTESTTPFRFDTRAVVIVRDDLETWQKLNVTAFLSTGIAADASLLGEVYRDADDTEYTPMLREPIIVRVARAAELTAIRTAAVNRGLRTAIYTAELFATTHDEANRAAVASVPGDALDLVGLAVHGAKNVVDRITKRAVLHP; this is translated from the coding sequence ATGACTGAATCGACGACTCCGTTCCGCTTCGACACCCGCGCCGTCGTGATCGTCCGCGATGACCTGGAGACCTGGCAGAAGCTGAATGTCACGGCCTTCCTGAGCACCGGGATCGCCGCCGACGCGAGCCTGCTCGGCGAGGTCTATCGCGACGCCGACGATACCGAGTACACGCCCATGTTGAGGGAGCCGATCATCGTCCGCGTCGCGCGGGCCGCCGAGCTGACAGCGATCCGCACTGCGGCGGTGAATCGCGGCCTGCGAACCGCGATCTACACCGCGGAGCTCTTCGCCACCACGCACGACGAGGCCAACCGGGCAGCGGTCGCGTCCGTCCCCGGTGACGCGCTGGACCTGGTCGGGCTCGCCGTGCACGGTGCGAAGAACGTCGTCGACCGGATCACGAAGCGCGCCGTCCTGCACCCGTGA
- a CDS encoding MerR family transcriptional regulator: MRIGEVARQAGVSTRALRYYEEQGLLTSERTPSGQRDYPATAVERVQLVQQFFTAGVPSRTITQLLPCVDTGHGSPEAFALLAAERDRISGAIDGLVAARDALDRIIDIAHHPTPEHCPALRHPA; this comes from the coding sequence ATGCGGATCGGCGAGGTCGCACGCCAGGCCGGAGTGAGCACGAGAGCACTTCGCTACTACGAGGAACAGGGGCTCCTCACCTCAGAGCGCACGCCCAGCGGCCAGCGAGACTACCCCGCAACGGCCGTGGAACGCGTCCAGCTCGTTCAGCAGTTCTTCACCGCCGGAGTGCCGAGCCGCACGATCACGCAGCTCCTGCCGTGCGTCGACACCGGGCACGGCTCCCCCGAAGCCTTCGCCCTGCTGGCCGCCGAACGAGATCGCATCAGCGGAGCCATCGACGGTCTCGTCGCCGCGCGCGATGCCCTGGACCGCATCATCGACATCGCGCACCACCCGACGCCGGAACACTGCCCCGCCCTTCGCCACCCCGCGTGA
- a CDS encoding ice-binding family protein, which yields MRRVRAVLSTIVVAGALALAVAPPAMAATTIDGPINLGTAAPFSVLAASTVTNTGPSLINGDVGLSPGTSITGIPPAVVNGTVHATDAVAAQARADLTTAYNVAAGLTPVASGLGDLTGASLTPGVYSGGTLSVTGALTLAGTANSVWIFQAASTLTIGSGAIITMSGGASACNVFWQVGSSAILRTGAQFIGTVMADISVTAETAATITGRLLARTGAVTLDTNTLSAPTGCTTAPGTVRTSPTITSPTPPAGQVDIDYEHTITAGGAPEPEYTIVGGALPPGLTIDSVTGTISGRPTTPGTYPITVRAGNGTSPDADVDYVITIADTPVTPPGGGGPGSPGVTPGGTGGSGDLAESGIEINVASLAAAATLIVSGVLAITLLRRRPSSALGG from the coding sequence ATGCGCCGAGTTCGTGCAGTGCTCTCAACGATCGTCGTCGCCGGAGCGCTAGCTCTGGCCGTAGCTCCCCCCGCGATGGCGGCGACGACGATCGACGGTCCCATCAACCTCGGCACCGCCGCACCGTTCTCGGTACTGGCCGCGTCGACGGTCACCAACACCGGTCCTTCCTTGATCAACGGTGATGTCGGCCTCAGCCCCGGGACGTCGATCACCGGCATCCCGCCGGCAGTCGTCAACGGGACGGTGCATGCGACCGACGCGGTGGCCGCGCAGGCGAGGGCGGATCTCACCACGGCCTACAACGTCGCCGCGGGCCTGACCCCCGTCGCATCAGGCCTCGGGGACCTGACCGGCGCGTCCCTGACTCCGGGTGTCTATTCCGGTGGCACGCTCTCGGTGACCGGCGCGCTCACCCTCGCCGGCACAGCGAACTCGGTCTGGATCTTCCAGGCAGCGTCGACCCTGACGATCGGATCGGGCGCGATCATCACGATGAGCGGGGGCGCGAGCGCCTGCAACGTCTTCTGGCAGGTCGGCAGCTCAGCGATCCTGCGGACCGGAGCCCAGTTCATCGGGACGGTGATGGCAGACATCTCCGTCACCGCAGAGACCGCAGCCACGATCACCGGTCGTCTTCTCGCCCGCACGGGCGCGGTCACCCTCGACACCAACACGCTCAGTGCACCGACGGGCTGCACGACGGCCCCCGGCACGGTCCGCACGAGCCCGACGATCACCTCCCCCACGCCTCCCGCAGGGCAGGTCGACATCGACTACGAACACACGATCACAGCCGGAGGCGCGCCGGAGCCGGAGTACACGATCGTCGGCGGAGCGCTTCCTCCCGGACTCACGATCGACTCGGTGACCGGGACCATCTCCGGCCGCCCGACGACGCCGGGGACCTACCCGATCACCGTGCGCGCGGGAAACGGAACCTCTCCGGACGCTGATGTGGACTACGTGATCACCATCGCCGACACTCCCGTGACACCCCCCGGCGGCGGGGGCCCCGGGAGCCCCGGCGTCACACCGGGAGGAACCGGTGGAAGCGGCGACCTCGCGGAGAGCGGGATCGAGATCAACGTCGCCTCGCTCGCCGCGGCAGCCACCCTCATCGTGAGCGGAGTCCTCGCGATCACCTTGCTCCGCCGCCGACCCTCTTCCGCCCTCGGCGGCTGA
- a CDS encoding glycoside hydrolase family 65 protein → MGERREELTMFEVAPWGIALDGVKESHLAHEESVFGLSNGHVGWRANLDEGDPRGVAGSYLNGVFEEHPMPYAEDGYGYPDCGQTVINVQNGQIIRLTVDDEPFDVTRGELVRHRRSLDFQDGTLHRDVEWISPTDRRVRIESTRIVSFTHRSVAAVRYRVQAVDQEVAISIQSEVLPNEPLPITHADPRVQELLTKPLVGVDSNVIDTAATLVHRTRKSGLTIAVSSDHVVTASGATAPTVTTEATHELTRTTVRVVLAPGEHVEVVKFVGHEWSATASAATLRDRAEVAAADAKRAGWDRLVAEQRARLDDYWACADVEVDGEPRLQQAVRYALFQVFQASVRAELRSVPGKGLTGSGYEGHTFWDFEAYVLPVLTSTAPHAAEQALRWRHSTLDHARERAEHLHLRGAAFPWRTIDGRESSGYWPAGTAAFHVNADIAGAVLHYVRATGDHAFEREVGVELLVETARLWLSLGRWDCAGGFHIDGVTGPDEYSAIADDNIYTNLMARQNLRGAADAARRHPEIADALGADDAERESWLQAAEAMTVLFDEDRGVHPQSARFTDQQRWAFASTSPDQYPLHSHFPYFDLYRKQVVKQADLVLALFFAHEAFTAEQKARDFAYYEEVTVRDSSLSAAAQAVIAAEVGQLELAYDYLGEAATLDLDDLQGDTDEGLHIAALAGVWTAITAGFGGMRDSDEGLRFSPRLPERLGRLCFGVRIHGQTLRVEITPSKATYSLKSGSPLTIGHFADEVELRAGEPVTREIPDLAEAGPRPEQPKGRAPRDAAVAFARSRR, encoded by the coding sequence ATGGGTGAGCGACGAGAGGAGCTCACGATGTTCGAGGTGGCACCGTGGGGCATCGCCCTCGACGGCGTGAAGGAGTCGCATCTCGCGCACGAGGAGTCGGTCTTCGGGTTGTCGAACGGGCACGTCGGCTGGCGAGCCAACCTCGACGAGGGCGATCCGCGCGGGGTGGCCGGGAGCTATCTGAACGGCGTGTTCGAGGAGCATCCGATGCCGTACGCCGAAGACGGCTATGGGTATCCGGACTGCGGACAGACCGTCATCAACGTGCAGAACGGGCAGATCATCCGCCTCACCGTCGACGACGAGCCGTTCGACGTAACCCGCGGCGAGCTCGTCCGGCACCGGCGCAGCCTCGACTTCCAGGACGGAACCCTGCATCGCGACGTCGAATGGATCTCGCCGACCGACCGCCGCGTGCGCATCGAATCGACCCGCATCGTCTCGTTCACGCACCGGTCGGTCGCGGCTGTCCGGTACCGGGTGCAGGCGGTCGATCAGGAGGTCGCGATCAGCATCCAGTCGGAGGTGCTGCCCAACGAGCCCCTTCCGATCACGCACGCCGATCCGCGCGTGCAGGAGCTGCTCACGAAGCCGCTGGTCGGCGTCGACTCGAACGTGATCGACACGGCCGCGACGCTCGTCCACCGCACGCGGAAGAGCGGACTCACGATCGCGGTGAGCAGCGACCACGTCGTCACCGCATCCGGAGCCACCGCCCCGACCGTGACCACCGAAGCCACCCACGAGCTCACCCGGACCACCGTGCGCGTCGTGCTCGCACCGGGGGAGCACGTCGAGGTGGTCAAGTTCGTCGGGCACGAGTGGTCCGCCACCGCGTCGGCCGCCACGCTGCGCGACCGGGCGGAGGTCGCCGCCGCGGATGCGAAGCGCGCGGGGTGGGACCGGCTCGTCGCCGAGCAGCGAGCACGCCTCGACGACTACTGGGCCTGCGCCGACGTGGAGGTCGACGGCGAGCCGCGGCTGCAGCAGGCGGTCCGGTACGCGCTGTTCCAGGTGTTCCAGGCATCCGTCCGCGCCGAGCTGCGCTCCGTCCCCGGCAAGGGGCTGACCGGCTCAGGCTATGAGGGGCACACCTTCTGGGACTTCGAGGCGTACGTGCTGCCCGTGCTCACGTCGACCGCCCCGCATGCGGCGGAGCAGGCGCTGCGCTGGCGGCACTCCACCCTCGATCACGCCCGGGAGCGCGCGGAGCACCTGCACCTCCGCGGCGCCGCATTCCCCTGGCGCACGATCGACGGCAGGGAGAGCTCCGGCTACTGGCCGGCCGGCACCGCCGCGTTCCATGTCAACGCCGACATCGCCGGCGCGGTGCTCCACTACGTCCGCGCCACCGGCGACCACGCGTTCGAGCGCGAGGTCGGCGTCGAGCTGCTCGTCGAGACCGCCCGGCTGTGGCTGTCTCTCGGCCGCTGGGATTGCGCCGGCGGCTTCCACATCGATGGGGTCACGGGGCCGGACGAGTACTCTGCGATCGCTGACGACAACATCTACACGAACCTCATGGCCCGGCAGAATCTGCGAGGGGCGGCGGATGCTGCGCGTCGTCATCCCGAGATCGCCGATGCGCTCGGCGCCGACGATGCCGAGCGTGAGAGCTGGCTGCAGGCGGCGGAGGCGATGACCGTCCTCTTCGACGAGGACCGCGGGGTGCATCCGCAGTCCGCCCGGTTCACGGACCAGCAGCGCTGGGCCTTCGCGAGCACGAGCCCGGACCAGTATCCGCTGCACTCTCACTTCCCCTACTTCGACCTGTACCGCAAGCAGGTGGTGAAACAGGCCGACCTGGTGCTCGCGCTGTTCTTCGCACACGAGGCGTTCACGGCCGAGCAGAAGGCGAGGGATTTCGCGTACTACGAGGAGGTCACCGTGCGCGACTCCTCGCTCTCCGCCGCGGCCCAGGCGGTGATCGCCGCCGAGGTCGGGCAGCTCGAACTCGCGTACGACTACCTCGGCGAGGCCGCCACGCTCGATCTCGACGACCTCCAGGGAGACACCGACGAGGGTCTGCACATCGCGGCGCTCGCCGGAGTGTGGACGGCCATCACCGCCGGGTTCGGGGGCATGCGCGACTCCGACGAGGGTTTGCGGTTCTCCCCGCGTCTGCCCGAGCGCCTGGGCCGGCTGTGCTTCGGGGTGCGCATCCACGGCCAGACCCTCCGGGTGGAGATCACGCCGTCGAAAGCGACCTACTCACTGAAGAGCGGATCGCCGCTGACCATCGGGCACTTCGCAGACGAGGTCGAACTCCGTGCCGGCGAGCCGGTCACTCGG
- a CDS encoding SDR family oxidoreductase, with product MNVTDQIALVTGANRGIGRQFVLELLERGAETVYATARRPETLDFDDRRVVPLRLDLLDHDSVVTAAGVARDVTLIVNNAGISTGAGLVTGDLGELRREMDTHFWGTLDVIREFAPVLSANGGGAVVNVLSALSWFASPGAGGYAAAKAAAWNMTNGVRLELAGQGTLVQGVLLGAADTDLMADYDGHKIDPRDVARRSLDGLASGSIEVIVDEWTAMVKASLADDPAVFYAKMTELLGAS from the coding sequence ATGAACGTCACTGACCAGATCGCCCTCGTGACCGGAGCGAACCGAGGCATCGGCCGCCAGTTCGTGCTCGAGCTGCTCGAGCGCGGCGCCGAGACCGTCTACGCGACAGCCCGCCGTCCCGAGACGCTCGATTTCGACGACCGGCGCGTGGTGCCGTTGAGGCTCGATCTGCTCGACCACGACTCGGTCGTCACCGCAGCCGGCGTAGCTCGGGATGTGACTCTCATCGTGAACAACGCCGGGATATCCACGGGCGCCGGCCTGGTGACCGGCGACCTGGGAGAGTTGCGCCGAGAGATGGACACCCACTTCTGGGGAACCCTCGACGTGATCCGCGAGTTCGCCCCCGTGCTCTCCGCCAACGGGGGCGGCGCGGTCGTCAACGTGCTCTCGGCGCTGTCGTGGTTCGCGTCTCCGGGAGCCGGAGGATACGCCGCAGCGAAGGCTGCTGCATGGAACATGACGAATGGCGTTCGCCTGGAGCTCGCCGGCCAGGGAACCCTCGTGCAGGGCGTGCTCCTCGGAGCCGCTGACACAGATCTGATGGCCGACTACGACGGGCACAAGATCGATCCTCGCGACGTGGCCCGCCGGTCACTCGACGGTCTGGCGTCCGGCTCGATCGAGGTGATCGTCGACGAGTGGACCGCGATGGTGAAGGCATCGCTCGCGGACGACCCCGCCGTGTTCTACGCCAAGATGACAGAGCTGCTCGGCGCTTCCTGA
- a CDS encoding substrate-binding domain-containing protein, producing MINLYSGLVVKQPLVEQVIPAFERETGARIEATFEPTTVLLDRIAAGERPDLVLGVSSAVTDLAAQGVLNASQVAEIAVSAVGFARLADSPAPSDTSTDAFLDYLLAARAVAYTLSGASGLHFMKVLRERGLLERIDERAVRFESGLTVDAVLDGRADVAIQQVSELRSVSGAQIVEPIPHELQSYGRFAIGARPGAGDDAARFVTLLTETLAQDAFAAFGLSRP from the coding sequence GTGATCAACCTCTACAGCGGTCTCGTCGTCAAACAGCCCCTCGTGGAACAGGTCATCCCCGCCTTCGAGCGCGAGACGGGCGCCCGCATCGAGGCGACGTTCGAGCCGACGACGGTGCTGCTCGACCGCATCGCCGCGGGTGAGCGCCCGGATCTGGTGCTGGGAGTCTCGTCGGCGGTGACGGATCTCGCGGCCCAGGGCGTGCTGAATGCGTCGCAGGTCGCCGAGATCGCGGTCTCGGCCGTGGGATTCGCTCGGCTCGCCGATTCGCCCGCACCTTCCGACACTTCGACGGATGCATTCCTCGACTACCTGCTCGCGGCCCGAGCCGTCGCATACACGCTCAGCGGTGCGAGCGGCCTGCACTTCATGAAGGTCCTCCGCGAGCGTGGACTCCTCGAGCGCATCGACGAGAGAGCCGTCCGCTTCGAGAGCGGCCTGACCGTCGACGCGGTGCTCGACGGTCGCGCCGACGTCGCCATCCAGCAGGTCAGCGAGCTGCGGTCGGTCTCCGGCGCGCAGATCGTCGAGCCGATACCGCACGAGCTGCAGTCCTACGGCCGGTTCGCGATCGGCGCCCGTCCGGGAGCCGGAGACGATGCGGCGCGGTTCGTCACCCTCCTGACCGAGACCTTGGCGCAGGACGCGTTCGCCGCGTTCGGGCTGTCCCGTCCCTGA
- a CDS encoding nucleoside hydrolase gives MERLIIDTDPGIDDAGALFWALSTDAFQIEALTTVFGNVRVETATANARKIAALAGRPDLPIWQGASRPLVGEPHYAEHIHRPGGLGYWEYADPDPQADVPSDAVLRMIDTVMASPGEVTIMALAPMTNVALAIKLEPAFARSVRRIIYMGGAALTWGNVTPVASANIYNDPEAAEIVIKSGAPLTQVGLDVSRSFALSPDHLATLWESQSPMGRALCEMIGYPDRQDDRDEMPEWKTEGMHLNDVPCVAYALNPEWFTVRRLHVDVELHGEHTRGQTVVQMIDRWKGEPNIDVLFDIDGQAVADALTASVSAFGVAPG, from the coding sequence ATGGAACGACTGATCATCGACACCGACCCGGGAATCGACGACGCCGGAGCACTCTTCTGGGCGCTCTCGACCGATGCCTTCCAGATCGAGGCGCTGACCACGGTCTTCGGAAACGTGCGGGTCGAGACCGCCACGGCGAACGCGCGCAAGATCGCGGCGCTCGCCGGCCGCCCCGACCTCCCCATCTGGCAGGGCGCGAGTCGCCCGCTGGTCGGCGAGCCGCACTACGCCGAGCACATCCACCGCCCTGGGGGACTCGGCTACTGGGAGTACGCCGATCCGGACCCTCAGGCCGACGTTCCGTCCGACGCCGTGCTGCGGATGATCGACACCGTCATGGCTTCGCCCGGCGAGGTGACCATCATGGCTCTCGCGCCGATGACGAACGTCGCCCTGGCGATCAAGCTCGAGCCGGCGTTCGCCCGCTCGGTGCGCCGCATCATCTATATGGGCGGGGCGGCTCTCACGTGGGGCAACGTCACGCCCGTCGCGAGCGCGAACATCTACAACGATCCCGAGGCTGCGGAGATCGTGATCAAGTCCGGCGCGCCGCTCACCCAGGTCGGCCTGGACGTCTCGCGGAGCTTCGCCCTCAGCCCGGATCACCTCGCCACGCTCTGGGAGTCGCAGTCGCCGATGGGGCGAGCACTCTGCGAGATGATCGGCTACCCCGATCGTCAGGACGACCGCGACGAGATGCCGGAGTGGAAGACCGAGGGCATGCACCTCAACGACGTGCCGTGCGTCGCCTACGCCCTGAACCCCGAGTGGTTCACGGTGCGCCGACTGCACGTCGACGTGGAGCTGCACGGCGAGCACACCCGCGGTCAGACGGTCGTGCAGATGATCGACCGCTGGAAGGGCGAGCCGAACATCGACGTGCTCTTCGACATCGACGGGCAGGCGGTCGCCGACGCTCTGACGGCATCGGTGAGCGCCTTCGGGGTGGCTCCGGGGTAG
- a CDS encoding nucleoside hydrolase — MRKVVVDTDTGVDDALALMLLAADPEVEIVAVISVFGNTTGERAADNARYVLETCGRPDVPVYRGADAPLIQELRMNPGIHGEDGFGNTGLRPASPVASEPRGVPVLLDLLDQHEGELDYLALGPQTNIAMALEAEPRLLERLRSTTIVGTLGPALYHDTAPWEDRRFRVSRDPNVSFDIDAARMVAQHAGDVTWCGPYVTRQALVPEDFFLDIASTTGFAPAQLITEISRDYAGFYSRSYPQPEGRRVMGINDSMAVASLLHPELVTGAVMRPLETFLDPQTGDRYLAGVHPVKNETRPVHRVVFDMDFDGVLERIGEVLRRPLPWH, encoded by the coding sequence ATGAGAAAAGTCGTGGTCGACACCGACACCGGTGTGGACGATGCGTTGGCCCTGATGCTGCTGGCCGCCGATCCCGAGGTCGAGATCGTGGCTGTGATCAGCGTCTTCGGCAACACCACCGGAGAGCGTGCCGCCGACAACGCCCGCTATGTGCTCGAGACGTGCGGTCGCCCGGATGTCCCGGTCTACCGCGGTGCGGATGCTCCTCTGATCCAGGAGCTGCGGATGAATCCCGGGATCCACGGCGAGGACGGCTTCGGCAACACGGGTCTGCGCCCGGCCAGCCCGGTGGCGTCCGAGCCCCGAGGGGTGCCCGTGCTGCTCGACCTGCTGGATCAGCACGAGGGCGAGCTCGACTACCTCGCACTCGGTCCGCAGACGAACATCGCGATGGCGCTCGAGGCGGAGCCCCGCCTGCTCGAACGGCTGCGGTCGACGACGATCGTCGGCACGCTCGGTCCGGCGCTGTATCACGACACCGCGCCGTGGGAGGATCGCCGGTTCCGCGTCTCGCGCGACCCCAACGTGTCCTTCGACATCGACGCCGCGCGCATGGTCGCCCAGCACGCGGGCGACGTCACCTGGTGCGGGCCGTATGTCACGCGCCAGGCCCTCGTCCCCGAGGACTTCTTCCTGGACATCGCGTCGACGACCGGTTTCGCACCGGCGCAGCTGATCACCGAGATCAGTCGGGATTACGCCGGCTTCTATTCGCGCTCCTACCCGCAGCCGGAAGGCCGTCGCGTCATGGGCATCAATGACAGCATGGCGGTCGCGAGCCTGCTGCATCCCGAGCTGGTGACCGGCGCGGTCATGCGCCCGCTGGAGACCTTCCTCGATCCGCAGACCGGTGACCGCTACCTGGCGGGGGTGCACCCGGTGAAGAACGAGACGCGGCCCGTGCACCGCGTCGTGTTCGACATGGACTTCGACGGCGTGCTCGAGCGCATCGGCGAGGTGCTGCGGCGCCCGCTCCCGTGGCACTGA
- a CDS encoding MFS transporter, producing the protein MSTEEMVAATPPQLTSKASRTERRNLRALSWGHALEWYDWAIFGLLSVYLGAAFFPSDSTLASTLNALAVFAVGFVARPLGGVIFGFIADRFGRRKIMIGAVGAVALGSFIIGVLPDFQTIGLAAPIIVVLARLLQGLSAGVEAPLGTAYALELVPNRPGYVAGFFAFFNNLGNLLAPLSIFFISLLLGPDALAAFGWRIPFLIGGVFGLLVLWLRRTLPETLDTAAIRTVGAIPTKDNSVWRDVRKYWLSVLAAVFIVGAIQAYNYTWIAGLPNLANGTFGEDPTAVFAITTGMGIFLTLGALVLSRILDRFPMSRWFVVARLLAIPTIFLALLYAQPGIGTLAGVMFGGAIVLLLNMTIFVVVANSLLPQHIRGTALGLGYGLGVALFGGTASYLLLWLQSQGMLWMFPIYIATLCAISVVLYILAKRRNGLFVGK; encoded by the coding sequence ATGAGCACTGAAGAGATGGTGGCCGCCACACCGCCGCAGTTGACGAGCAAGGCCAGCAGAACAGAGCGTCGGAACCTCCGGGCGCTGAGCTGGGGACACGCACTCGAATGGTACGACTGGGCGATCTTCGGACTCCTTTCGGTCTACCTCGGCGCCGCGTTCTTCCCCTCGGACAGCACGCTCGCCTCGACCCTGAACGCGCTAGCCGTGTTCGCCGTCGGATTCGTCGCACGTCCGCTCGGCGGGGTCATCTTCGGCTTCATCGCCGATCGCTTCGGGCGAAGGAAGATCATGATCGGCGCGGTCGGTGCCGTCGCGCTGGGCAGCTTCATCATCGGAGTGCTGCCCGACTTCCAGACCATCGGACTGGCCGCCCCGATCATCGTCGTCCTCGCGCGGCTCCTGCAGGGGCTCTCCGCCGGCGTCGAGGCACCTCTCGGAACGGCGTACGCCCTCGAACTGGTGCCCAACCGTCCCGGCTACGTCGCCGGCTTCTTCGCCTTCTTCAACAATCTGGGCAACCTGCTGGCTCCGCTGTCGATCTTCTTCATCAGCCTCCTCCTCGGGCCGGACGCCCTGGCCGCCTTCGGCTGGCGCATCCCGTTCCTCATCGGCGGGGTGTTCGGTCTGCTCGTGCTGTGGCTGCGTCGCACCCTGCCCGAGACGCTCGACACCGCGGCGATCCGCACCGTCGGCGCCATTCCCACCAAGGACAACTCGGTCTGGCGCGATGTGCGCAAGTACTGGTTGAGCGTGCTCGCCGCCGTGTTCATCGTCGGCGCGATCCAGGCCTACAACTACACCTGGATCGCCGGGCTCCCCAACCTCGCGAACGGCACCTTCGGCGAGGACCCCACCGCGGTGTTCGCCATCACGACGGGGATGGGCATCTTCCTGACGCTCGGAGCCCTCGTGCTGAGCCGCATCCTCGACCGGTTCCCGATGTCGCGCTGGTTCGTCGTCGCCCGGCTGCTGGCCATCCCGACCATCTTCCTCGCGCTCCTCTACGCGCAGCCCGGCATCGGCACGCTCGCCGGAGTGATGTTCGGCGGCGCCATCGTGCTGCTGCTCAACATGACGATCTTCGTCGTCGTGGCCAACTCGCTCCTGCCGCAGCACATTCGTGGAACAGCTCTCGGGCTCGGATACGGCCTCGGCGTCGCCCTGTTCGGCGGCACGGCCTCGTACCTGCTGCTCTGGCTGCAGAGCCAGGGGATGCTGTGGATGTTCCCGATCTACATCGCCACCCTGTGCGCGATCAGCGTGGTGCTGTACATCCTCGCGAAGCGGCGCAACGGCCTCTTCGTCGGAAAGTGA
- a CDS encoding AraC family transcriptional regulator, protein METVPAPDRLQGWRSDVPGVREVLHAELSAHAYPLHVHREWTLLLIDRGAVDYRLGGRSRQALAASVSVLPPDIAHDGHTARAGHSFTKRVVYLAADWIDETGVGSIVDRPVVPDPVVGQLVARFHDAVVARGGEFAAESLLATIKARVLADLGARPRPIVNAPLAARLRELLDARLLSLPTLQDAGRTLGATPEHLIRAFTKAYGIPPHRYVIGRRVDAARRLLLAGVSPAEVAARTGFVDQSHLTRTFRRTLGTTPARFAGRVRAASR, encoded by the coding sequence ATGGAGACCGTTCCCGCGCCCGACCGGCTCCAGGGGTGGCGATCCGATGTGCCCGGTGTCCGCGAGGTCCTGCATGCCGAGCTCTCGGCCCATGCCTACCCCCTGCACGTGCACCGCGAGTGGACTCTGCTGCTCATCGATCGCGGCGCCGTCGACTATCGCCTCGGCGGGAGATCACGCCAGGCGCTCGCCGCGAGCGTCTCGGTGCTGCCTCCCGATATCGCCCATGACGGACACACTGCCCGAGCAGGACACTCGTTCACGAAACGAGTGGTCTATCTCGCGGCGGACTGGATCGACGAGACGGGGGTGGGATCCATCGTCGACCGACCCGTGGTACCCGACCCGGTCGTCGGGCAGCTCGTGGCACGATTCCACGATGCCGTCGTCGCCCGAGGCGGTGAGTTCGCGGCCGAGTCGCTGCTGGCCACCATCAAGGCCCGAGTCCTCGCCGACCTCGGAGCACGACCGCGTCCGATCGTGAACGCCCCGCTCGCCGCGCGGCTCAGAGAACTGCTCGACGCGCGGCTGCTGTCTCTGCCGACGCTCCAGGATGCCGGCCGCACCCTCGGTGCCACACCGGAGCACCTGATCCGCGCGTTCACCAAGGCTTACGGCATCCCGCCCCACCGGTACGTGATCGGCCGCCGTGTCGACGCGGCCCGTCGCCTCCTGCTCGCCGGGGTCTCCCCCGCGGAGGTGGCCGCCCGCACCGGCTTCGTCGACCAATCGCACCTCACCCGCACGTTCCGCCGCACCCTCGGCACGACTCCTGCGCGGTTCGCGGGTCGGGTGCGGGCCGCGTCGCGCTGA
- a CDS encoding cytidine deaminase — translation MKSLPSDSDARLIDAASELLLRAHDSELHRVAAAARGASGEVYLGLSLRSSRVNVCAESSALANARIAGEEVIETMVSVGLRADGTAVVVNPCGVCRELVPAIAPGIRTLADEGGGRVVSVDAGDLLPMPWVRARTYD, via the coding sequence ATGAAATCTCTCCCGAGCGACAGCGACGCGCGGCTCATCGATGCCGCGTCCGAACTCCTCCTGCGTGCGCACGATTCGGAGCTGCACCGCGTCGCCGCTGCCGCCCGTGGCGCATCGGGCGAGGTCTATCTGGGCCTCAGCCTGCGCTCCTCCCGGGTGAACGTCTGCGCCGAGAGCTCGGCCCTCGCCAACGCGCGGATCGCGGGCGAGGAGGTCATCGAGACGATGGTCTCGGTCGGCCTCCGCGCCGACGGGACCGCCGTCGTCGTGAACCCGTGCGGCGTGTGCCGCGAGCTCGTTCCGGCGATCGCCCCCGGCATCCGCACCCTGGCCGATGAAGGCGGTGGCCGCGTCGTCTCGGTCGACGCGGGCGATCTGCTGCCGATGCCGTGGGTGCGCGCCCGCACCTACGACTGA